The genomic region ATGCATAATATACCTACCATATAGAATATGAtagtatattttttaaagaaatatcAAATATACACCGAGgcattttaatataattttttacaattttatgatagttctattattttattttttcaaaaattaagaaaattttaaaCAACTTTGGTACATgcaattttatttataaaagaagtttagaaaaaaaaaaattgtgctgtattatatttaatataaaaaggagAATGTTGATTGTCTctatatatgaatattgGAAGAACATattctaatatatatatgtatatatgtaaaacAATTAAGGTTTAATAATTTGATGAAAGAATTGTTcataaaaagaagaattTTATATAAGTATTCCAATATTAAAAgcattatataatttaaagctgaatgtttatatttttgtttaattttaatttttttttttttttttttttgtgcatacaaaagaataaataaaaaaaaatacattatattgttttatatagGTAATATATTGTGAAgcatcatatataaaaagtaacaaataatatttatgtatatgtatttttttttttatgataaaagatatgtaaatataacgttataaaatatacatataaatatacatatatatatatatatatatatatatattttatttatatagaaTACACGCTAANNNNNNNNNNNNNNNNNNNNNNNNNNNNNNNNNNNNNNNNNNNNNNNNNNNNNNNNNNNNNNNNNNNNNNNNNNNNNNNNNNNNNNNNNNNNNNNNNNNNNNNNNNNNNNNNNNNNNNNNNNNNNNNNNNNNNNNNNNNNNNNNNNNNNNNNNNNNNNNNNNNNNNNNNNNNNNNNNNNNNNNNNNNNNNNNNNNNNNNNNNNNNNNNNNNNNNNNNNNNNNNNNNNNNNNNNNNNNNNNNNNNNNNNNNNNNNNNNNNNNNNNNNNNNNNNNNNNNNNNNNNNNNNNNNNNNNNNNNNNNNNNNNNNNNNNNNNNNNNNNNNNNNNNNNNNNNNNNNNNNNNNNNNNNNNNNNNNNNNNNNNNNNNNNNttattatttttttttttttttttttttttttttttttttaaatatatgttttattattatttttttcttttttaaattgaAAATTTCGAAACTTTTTTAACACCTTTaagatattattttattttttatttcctcttgtattatttatttattttataaaattttttataaatataatatatataaatattttttttttttgttttataaattattctttaaaaatatatcacatatatatatatatatatatataatatataagatatatacccctttatttttatttaattttttttatcaaaactttataaaaaatgtcATACAACGGTTATGTCCCACCAAATGAAGATACTCCTATACCTTATGGAATGAGTATTTTACCAGGAAATAAAGACGATGATGTTCCTCCAAATGTTACTTATACTGTTGGACcaataataaatgatgatCATTTCCAAATGAACTTAGGAGGAGTGGTTCCATCTTCTTGGTCACTTAACCAAATAGCTCATTACATAAAATTTGCAGGACCTGATGATAGTGTTTTTGCTGAAAAGGCAAAAGACCTCTTACGTGAAAAAGGatatcaaatataaaaaagggGAAAAGCTGAagtaaaattaaaatatttgaacTTATACAActaatataattatatatatatatatatatatatacatatatatatatttatttatttgtacaaaaaataaattacaattaatttataaataatacttatataaatatatttttttttgtttttagtcaaattttttttttaaatactatttttttatgtatcattcaaaaaaaatagaataattttttaaaagtataatatattaaatgaaacAAACACACATAGccttttaaatataaataaataaatatatatatatatatatatatatatatatatatatattgaagaaaaaaaaaaaaaaaattagaataattcttttattttttttccccccttttgttttatatacctattaataaatattacaacCGAAAAGATACAAGgtaaaagataaaaaataaaaaagtaaccattattaataaaattactaatttttttccataatatttatacaataaataaatatatataaatatttttttttttaattatattttaaaatttttttttttttttcttaataccgttgttttatgtaatatatatatatatataatttactATTTGAACTTTTAATCTATATTGTATAAaccttaaaaaaaaacaaaatgtgacgataattaaataaataaataaactaaaatttaatatatatatatatatttttaaataattcttgaaaaaaaaaaaaaaaaaaaacaaaagtgtataatttataagatatatatcctttatcatttattataattttttcttcgTAAACCGTAAGCCctcattttcattttaagaaaaaaaaaattagttTTTCAGGTTACCTTATGACTAACCAATTTCTCTCTTtctttcttcttctttttgaccaaaacatattatatatatatatgaaatgtGTTAgaaacatttttatatgagaatatgatatttcaattaataaaataaaaactgttcaaattattatgtgtactaaagaatattttaaaattataaaattaaatatatgtataatattattaaaatatcaaagaacatacatataaagTATTAAAACTAGTTAAGtcaaaaattaaaataaaatgaaaggaaataaatattaaatatacaaatcTATTACAAGTATGTATTAAAATGATTATTAACCATTTGAAATTAaagttatttttttgtatttataattaatttatttttttatatggtctatatattattttaccTACACAAGGCAATTTTAAGATTTGatatttcaatatattggatttaaaaattatatatatatcgtatacatttttctttttattatttgtaacAATTTTAATTTGTAGACAATAACTTGGAGGGTTCATattgaaataatataatattattttataccaaaaaaaaaaaaaaataaaataaaataataataataataacagGTATCaatacattataataaattgtatatgttgaaaatttatgtataacattatgtaatttaaatatgaaagaatattatatttaagaatgtttattaattagacagaagaaaaattattatatatatgaattaacatatttttatatgttatgtattttataagATGAAATATTTACACCAGTGTTACttaaagataataaattaaagaCTCAATTTTGTCTTcataat from Plasmodium reichenowi strain SY57 chromosome 8, whole genome shotgun sequence harbors:
- a CDS encoding hypothetical protein (conserved Plasmodium protein, unknown function) — translated: MSYNGYVPPNEDTPIPYGMSILPGNKDDDVPPNVTYTVGPIINDDHFQMNLGGVVPSSWSLNQIAHYIKFAGPDDSVFAEKAKDLLREKGYQI